From a region of the Microbacterium sp. nov. GSS16 genome:
- a CDS encoding hotdog fold thioesterase, which produces MTGLEWATHRGMGALAEKMGIEFTEFTVERAVATMPVEGNTQPVGLLHGGAYVVLGESLGSMAANLHAGPGRLAVGIDINATHTRSATSGFVTGVCTPVHLGRTMTVHEIAVSDEQGRRCSTIRITNLIKTVDA; this is translated from the coding sequence ATGACCGGCCTCGAGTGGGCCACGCACCGCGGCATGGGCGCGCTGGCCGAGAAGATGGGCATCGAGTTCACCGAGTTCACCGTCGAGCGCGCCGTCGCGACGATGCCGGTCGAAGGCAACACCCAGCCCGTCGGCCTGCTGCACGGCGGCGCCTACGTCGTCCTGGGCGAGTCTCTCGGATCGATGGCGGCGAACCTGCACGCCGGCCCCGGCCGCCTGGCCGTCGGAATCGACATCAACGCGACCCACACGCGCTCGGCGACCTCCGGATTCGTCACGGGCGTATGCACCCCGGTGCACCTGGGGCGCACCATGACCGTGCATGAGATCGCCGTGTCCGATGAGCAGGGTCGGCGCTGCTCCACCATCCGCATCACGAACCTGATCAAGACCGTCGACGCCTGA
- a CDS encoding esterase/lipase family protein: MSDLLRRALWWAQDYAYAAVWQVRAFGGRNRPEAYTSGAGVPIVVLPGIYESWRFLRPLIERAHRDGHPVHVVEPLERNLSPIADMADRVGAYLAARDLHDVVLLAHSKGGLAGKLVMLGPQGSRVRGMLAVATPFGGSRYARLMLTRSLRALSPRHPSIAALSAQHEADARIVSVYARFDPHIPEGSELPGAKNVPLDTGGHFRVLAHPRVMAELAALAA, from the coding sequence GTGAGCGATCTGCTGCGCAGGGCGCTCTGGTGGGCGCAGGATTACGCCTACGCTGCCGTCTGGCAGGTGCGAGCCTTCGGCGGTCGCAACCGGCCGGAGGCGTACACCAGCGGCGCCGGCGTGCCGATCGTCGTGCTGCCGGGCATCTACGAGAGCTGGCGGTTCCTGCGCCCTCTGATCGAGCGGGCGCACCGCGACGGGCATCCCGTGCACGTGGTCGAGCCGCTCGAGCGCAACCTCAGCCCCATAGCCGACATGGCCGACCGAGTCGGGGCGTATCTCGCCGCACGCGACCTGCATGACGTCGTGCTGCTGGCGCACAGCAAGGGCGGCCTGGCCGGCAAGCTCGTGATGCTCGGCCCCCAGGGCTCGCGGGTGCGCGGGATGCTCGCCGTCGCGACCCCGTTCGGCGGGTCGCGATACGCCCGCCTGATGCTCACCCGCAGCCTGCGCGCTCTCTCGCCGCGGCATCCGTCGATCGCCGCACTCTCCGCCCAGCATGAAGCGGATGCGCGGATCGTGTCGGTCTACGCCCGGTTCGACCCGCACATCCCGGAAGGCAGTGAACTCCCCGGCGCGAAGAACGTGCCGCTCGACACGGGAGGGCACTTCCGCGTGCTCGCGCACCCCCGCGTGATGGCCGAACTCGCGGCGCTGGCCGCGTGA
- the polA gene encoding DNA polymerase I codes for MTDSAKPTLMVVDGHSLAYRAFFALPVENFTTKDNQHTNAIYGFLSMLVNLIKAEKPTHMAIAFDTSRHSFRTEEYPEYKATRSETPGEFKGQIPLLQDCLAAMSIPVLTQEGIEADDILATLAKQGSEQGYDVLVVSGDRDTIQLVNDDVTLLYPSVQGVSQLKRYDPTTVHERYGVRPEQYPDIAALVGETSDNLPGVPKVGEKTAVKWLTQFGSLDELLDRAGEIKGVVGGNLREHIEDVRRNRRLNRLLDDVELPVTPTELAVKPIDAQAVRDIFARLEFRTLLPRVFEAAGAPDEPVHDEPAVEVPAPTESSAAEIAAWLDEQQGEVGMLLTLGGGAITRVGVATETELRECGWSPESAQALTAWLESDAPKVLNDAKPQVKALLRDGIRLGGLVHDTLLAGWLMRPSFPDKTLAHLVGRYLDEKLPEADPTQLVPETDGATPSQEAWFTLRTAVAIREAMPAPVAGVLTEIELPAVIALADMESAGVSVSHDVLSTFSGELLARTDVLAAEAFALVGREFNLGSPKQLQEVLFEDLQLPKTRKTKTGYSTDAAVLADLQETNPHPFLALLLQHREATKLRQIIETLDTAIRDDHRIHTTYVQTGSQTGRLSSTDPNLQNIPVRTEESRRIRSAFQVGEGYETLLTADYSQIEMRIMAHLSGDPGLIEAFNSGEDLHRFVGARVFGVQPEEVTSAMRTKVKAMSYGLVYGLSAFGLSKQLRIEQSEAKQLMLEYFARFGAVRDYLRASVMQAKEDGYTETIFGRRRPFPDLTSPNRVLRENAERAALNAPIQGSAADIMKIALNRIHDDLRDRGLASRALLQIHDELVVEVAAGEWDEVEGIVRERMAGAAELTVPLDVQVGRGRDWNEAAH; via the coding sequence GTGACGGACTCCGCAAAGCCTACCCTCATGGTCGTCGACGGCCATTCACTCGCGTACCGGGCCTTCTTCGCCCTTCCGGTCGAGAACTTCACCACGAAGGACAACCAGCACACGAACGCCATCTACGGCTTCCTGTCGATGCTTGTGAATCTCATCAAGGCCGAGAAGCCGACCCATATGGCGATCGCCTTCGACACGTCACGCCACTCGTTCCGTACCGAGGAGTACCCCGAGTACAAGGCGACCCGCTCCGAGACGCCGGGGGAGTTCAAAGGCCAGATCCCGCTGCTGCAGGACTGCCTGGCCGCGATGTCGATCCCGGTGCTGACGCAGGAGGGGATCGAGGCCGACGACATCCTCGCCACTCTCGCCAAGCAGGGCTCGGAGCAGGGGTACGACGTGCTGGTGGTATCGGGCGATCGCGACACCATCCAGCTCGTCAACGACGACGTCACACTGCTGTATCCGTCGGTGCAGGGCGTCTCGCAGCTCAAGCGCTACGACCCCACCACCGTGCACGAGCGCTACGGCGTGCGACCTGAGCAGTATCCCGACATCGCCGCGCTGGTCGGCGAGACCAGCGACAACCTGCCCGGCGTGCCGAAGGTGGGCGAGAAGACCGCCGTGAAGTGGCTGACCCAGTTCGGCAGCCTCGACGAGCTGCTCGACCGCGCCGGGGAGATCAAGGGCGTCGTCGGGGGCAACCTGCGCGAGCACATCGAGGACGTGCGCCGCAACCGCAGGCTCAACCGACTGCTCGACGACGTCGAGCTGCCCGTGACGCCGACCGAGCTCGCCGTCAAGCCGATCGATGCCCAGGCCGTGCGCGACATCTTCGCCCGCCTCGAGTTCCGCACGCTCCTGCCTCGGGTCTTCGAGGCCGCCGGCGCGCCCGACGAGCCGGTTCACGACGAACCCGCCGTCGAGGTGCCGGCGCCCACGGAGTCATCCGCCGCCGAAATCGCCGCGTGGCTTGATGAGCAGCAGGGCGAGGTGGGGATGCTGCTCACCCTGGGCGGCGGCGCGATCACCCGCGTCGGCGTGGCCACCGAGACCGAGCTGCGCGAGTGCGGCTGGAGCCCCGAAAGCGCCCAGGCACTCACGGCTTGGCTGGAGTCCGACGCACCGAAGGTGCTCAACGACGCCAAGCCGCAGGTCAAGGCGCTGCTGCGCGACGGCATCCGGCTCGGCGGACTCGTCCACGACACCCTGCTCGCGGGCTGGCTCATGCGCCCGAGCTTCCCCGACAAGACGCTCGCGCATCTCGTCGGCCGCTACCTCGACGAGAAGCTGCCCGAGGCGGATCCCACCCAGCTGGTGCCCGAGACCGACGGCGCCACCCCATCGCAGGAGGCGTGGTTCACCCTGCGCACCGCGGTTGCCATCCGCGAGGCGATGCCCGCGCCGGTCGCCGGGGTGCTCACCGAGATCGAGCTGCCCGCCGTGATCGCCCTGGCCGACATGGAATCGGCTGGGGTATCCGTCTCGCACGACGTGCTCTCCACCTTCTCGGGCGAGCTGCTCGCCCGCACCGACGTGCTCGCCGCCGAGGCGTTCGCACTCGTCGGGAGGGAGTTCAACCTCGGCTCGCCGAAGCAGCTGCAGGAGGTCCTGTTCGAAGACCTGCAGCTGCCCAAGACCCGCAAGACCAAGACGGGGTACTCGACTGATGCCGCGGTGCTCGCGGATCTGCAGGAGACGAACCCGCACCCGTTCCTCGCCCTGCTGCTGCAGCACCGCGAGGCGACCAAGCTGCGCCAGATCATCGAGACCCTCGACACGGCGATCCGGGACGATCACCGCATTCACACCACCTATGTGCAGACCGGAAGCCAGACCGGGCGACTTTCGAGCACCGACCCGAACCTGCAGAACATCCCGGTGCGCACCGAGGAGTCCCGCCGCATCCGCAGCGCCTTCCAGGTCGGTGAGGGTTACGAGACCCTGCTGACCGCCGACTACTCGCAGATCGAGATGCGCATCATGGCGCATCTGTCGGGCGATCCCGGGCTGATCGAGGCATTCAACTCGGGCGAGGATCTGCACCGGTTCGTGGGCGCCCGGGTGTTCGGAGTCCAGCCCGAAGAGGTCACTTCGGCCATGCGCACCAAGGTCAAGGCCATGTCGTACGGTCTCGTCTACGGCCTCAGTGCGTTCGGCCTGTCGAAGCAGCTTCGCATCGAGCAGTCCGAGGCCAAGCAGCTCATGCTCGAGTACTTCGCCCGCTTCGGCGCCGTGCGCGACTACCTGCGCGCCTCCGTGATGCAGGCGAAGGAAGACGGCTACACCGAGACCATCTTCGGCCGTCGCCGGCCGTTCCCCGACCTGACAAGCCCCAACCGGGTGCTGCGCGAGAACGCTGAGCGCGCCGCGCTGAACGCGCCCATCCAGGGCAGCGCCGCAGACATCATGAAGATCGCACTGAACCGCATCCACGACGATCTGCGTGATCGCGGGCTCGCCTCCCGCGCCCTGCTGCAGATCCACGACGAACTCGTCGTCGAGGTCGCCGCGGGGGAGT
- a CDS encoding alpha/beta fold hydrolase: MSPETQQTHRIGRLYFRTLASPSSSGPVFVLVHGIGMSHRYLARLHRSLTASGSVISVDLPGFGGLPKPGRDVDIEEMADGLAALLDRIGAGTAATGPVVLVGQSMGTQWVVELAARRPELAQAVVLIGPVADERRRTVLQQAGRLALDTVRETPGANALVFADYLRCGPLWYLAQLRHMLGYRIEDRIVGVEAPVLVVRGSRDPIASLSWSRHLTAAAQRAALVEIPGRAHNAQHTAPGAVASAVRHFCATDLAIRTREGEG; this comes from the coding sequence ATGAGTCCGGAGACGCAGCAGACGCACCGCATCGGACGGCTCTACTTCCGCACGCTCGCATCGCCGTCGTCCTCCGGCCCGGTCTTCGTGCTCGTGCACGGCATCGGGATGTCGCATCGCTACCTCGCGCGGCTGCACCGCTCGCTGACCGCGAGCGGGAGCGTGATATCGGTCGATCTGCCCGGATTCGGAGGGCTGCCGAAGCCCGGGCGCGACGTCGACATCGAAGAGATGGCGGATGGCCTCGCCGCTCTGCTCGACCGCATCGGCGCCGGAACCGCCGCGACCGGGCCGGTCGTGCTCGTCGGACAGTCGATGGGCACCCAATGGGTGGTGGAGCTCGCGGCGCGTCGGCCCGAACTCGCGCAGGCGGTCGTGCTGATCGGCCCGGTCGCCGATGAGCGTCGGCGCACCGTGCTGCAGCAGGCGGGGCGGCTCGCGCTGGACACGGTGCGGGAGACGCCGGGGGCGAACGCACTCGTGTTCGCCGACTACCTGCGGTGCGGCCCGCTCTGGTATCTCGCGCAGCTGCGGCACATGCTGGGGTACCGGATCGAGGACCGGATCGTCGGGGTGGAGGCGCCCGTGCTGGTCGTGCGCGGCTCGCGAGACCCCATCGCATCACTCAGCTGGTCCCGGCACCTGACGGCCGCAGCGCAGCGCGCAGCGCTGGTCGAGATCCCCGGGCGAGCGCACAACGCCCAGCACACGGCTCCCGGCGCTGTCGCGTCCGCCGTCCGGCACTTCTGCGCTACGGACCTGGCGATTCGAACGCGGGAGGGTGAAGGGTGA
- a CDS encoding ANTAR domain-containing response regulator, translating to MTEQEQPEQPTASAPRRVVVAEDESLIRLDIVEILRDNGFDVVGEAGDGETAVQLATELRPDLVVMDVKMPQLDGISAAEKLHKANIAPVVLLTAFSQKELVERASEAGALAYVVKPFTPNDLLPAIEIALARHEQIITLEAEVADMVERFETRKLVDRAKGLLNEKMGLSEPEAFRWIQKASMDRRLTMQDVAKAIIEQLAPKK from the coding sequence GTGACTGAGCAAGAGCAGCCCGAGCAGCCCACGGCATCCGCCCCGCGTCGCGTCGTCGTCGCTGAGGATGAGTCGCTGATCCGCCTCGACATCGTCGAGATCCTGCGCGACAACGGATTCGACGTCGTCGGGGAAGCCGGCGACGGGGAGACCGCCGTGCAGCTGGCCACCGAGCTGCGACCCGATCTCGTCGTCATGGACGTGAAGATGCCCCAGCTCGACGGCATCAGCGCCGCCGAGAAGCTGCACAAGGCGAATATCGCCCCCGTCGTGCTACTCACGGCGTTCAGCCAGAAGGAGCTCGTCGAGCGCGCGAGCGAGGCGGGAGCCCTCGCCTACGTCGTCAAGCCCTTCACCCCGAACGATCTGCTGCCCGCGATCGAGATCGCACTGGCCCGTCACGAGCAGATCATCACGCTCGAGGCCGAGGTCGCCGACATGGTCGAGCGCTTCGAGACCCGCAAGCTCGTCGACCGCGCCAAGGGCCTGCTCAACGAGAAGATGGGCCTGTCCGAGCCCGAGGCGTTCCGCTGGATCCAGAAGGCGTCGATGGATCGCCGTCTCACCATGCAGGATGTCGCGAAGGCGATCATCGAGCAGCTCGCGCCCAAGAAATGA